One segment of Elusimicrobiaceae bacterium DNA contains the following:
- a CDS encoding tetratricopeptide repeat protein translates to MPAKINMEQLQNWLDTTPSKVLEILKGKKNLNASLLFMQGEAQRLLGSFQPALLTYAKALKLSVQAEERMDILLAMAACYRTLGVAAAAYELAEEALEMAKELEYDEYMIRAMQESAMALRAWGKLDEALELLDAVLAAYTQQKDIAGMSFICWAKGGVYRLKGMLAEGIAQFQQSIKYAKKCGDSINLAYGYCGLAGISRIAGKIDDCVKYYKLAEKIFNKTEDLFGKAYTNCGMANGLRQQGKYDEALRHYNKADKLYSGIGDKVDLGFVKWGRADILKRRNKLPQALADLEAARDLFANSDEMRGQILTKLSLAQVLYALGRVEEAEALYADGVKQAREEGLHTYLESYT, encoded by the coding sequence ATGCCCGCAAAAATAAATATGGAACAGTTGCAAAATTGGTTGGATACCACTCCCTCTAAAGTGTTAGAAATCTTGAAAGGGAAGAAAAATTTAAATGCTTCACTGCTTTTTATGCAAGGGGAAGCGCAACGTTTATTGGGCTCTTTTCAGCCGGCTTTGTTGACGTATGCCAAAGCATTAAAACTTTCTGTGCAGGCTGAAGAGCGGATGGATATTTTGCTGGCCATGGCGGCCTGCTACCGCACACTGGGCGTAGCGGCGGCGGCCTATGAATTGGCCGAAGAAGCTCTGGAAATGGCCAAAGAGTTGGAATATGACGAATATATGATTCGCGCTATGCAAGAAAGTGCGATGGCTTTGCGTGCGTGGGGAAAATTAGATGAGGCTCTGGAATTATTAGATGCAGTGCTGGCCGCGTACACACAGCAAAAAGATATAGCCGGTATGAGTTTTATTTGCTGGGCCAAAGGCGGCGTGTACCGCTTAAAAGGAATGTTAGCGGAAGGAATTGCTCAGTTCCAGCAATCCATTAAATATGCCAAAAAATGCGGGGATTCTATTAACTTAGCTTACGGCTATTGCGGACTAGCAGGGATTAGCCGCATTGCCGGCAAAATTGATGACTGCGTGAAATATTACAAATTGGCAGAAAAAATTTTTAATAAGACAGAAGATTTATTCGGCAAAGCCTATACTAATTGCGGAATGGCTAACGGACTGCGCCAACAAGGAAAATATGACGAAGCCTTGCGCCACTATAACAAAGCCGATAAATTATATAGCGGCATTGGCGACAAAGTAGATTTGGGTTTTGTAAAGTGGGGGCGTGCCGATATTTTGAAGCGCCGCAATAAACTGCCGCAAGCATTGGCAGATTTAGAGGCCGCGCGCGACCTGTTTGCCAATTCCGATGAAATGCGTGGGCAAATTTTGACCAAACTTTCCTTAGCACAGGTGCTGTATGCGCTGGGGCGTGTGGAAGAGGCGGAAGCCTTGTATGCCGACGGAGTGAAACAAGCCCGTGAGGAAGGATTGCATACTTATTTGGAAAGCTATACTTGA
- a CDS encoding response regulator, with the protein MKKVVLIEDSKTLAGALIGALKLNEVQVVWAADGVQGVAAAKREKPDLILLDLMLPKLSGFEVCKMLKTDNATWRIPIVIMSTLTDAESRTRAQEAGADYFIGKPYDLPATLAEIKKYLHI; encoded by the coding sequence ATGAAAAAAGTGGTACTGATTGAAGATTCCAAAACTTTGGCGGGTGCTTTGATAGGGGCTTTGAAATTAAATGAAGTGCAAGTCGTATGGGCCGCTGACGGAGTGCAAGGAGTTGCCGCCGCCAAACGTGAGAAACCGGATTTGATTTTACTGGATTTGATGCTCCCTAAATTAAGTGGTTTTGAAGTGTGCAAAATGCTCAAAACCGATAATGCCACGTGGCGTATTCCGATAGTCATTATGTCTACACTAACCGATGCTGAAAGTCGTACCCGCGCTCAAGAAGCAGGGGCGGATTATTTTATCGGAAAACCGTATGATTTACCGGCTACGTTAGCGGAAATCAAGAAATATCTACACATCTAA
- a CDS encoding gamma carbonic anhydrase family protein, whose protein sequence is MKERIDELVPKTAPSAFIHPTAVLSGEVTLGENVSVWPCAVLRGDIAQITIGNNSNIQDNACVHVNYNCPAQIGKGVTVGHGAIIHGSKIGDNCLIGMNAVVLESEIGANCLIGAGAVITAGKNIPAGSLVMGVPAKVIRELTEDEMNSILQNAREYVKLGQMYKDKAELLS, encoded by the coding sequence ATGAAGGAAAGAATTGACGAATTAGTACCTAAAACTGCTCCGAGTGCTTTTATTCATCCAACGGCGGTACTTAGCGGTGAGGTCACCTTGGGGGAAAATGTTTCTGTATGGCCCTGTGCGGTATTAAGGGGGGATATTGCTCAAATTACGATTGGTAACAATAGTAATATCCAAGACAATGCTTGTGTGCATGTCAATTATAATTGTCCCGCTCAAATAGGCAAAGGAGTCACCGTAGGCCATGGCGCTATTATTCACGGCAGTAAAATTGGGGATAATTGCTTAATTGGAATGAATGCGGTGGTACTGGAAAGTGAAATCGGTGCCAACTGTTTAATCGGTGCCGGAGCCGTGATAACGGCCGGAAAGAATATACCCGCAGGCTCTTTAGTGATGGGAGTGCCGGCCAAAGTGATTCGTGAATTGACAGAAGACGAAATGAACAGTATTTTGCAAAATGCACGTGAGTATGTAAAACTGGGACAAATGTACAAAGATAAAGCGGAGTTGTTGTCATGA
- a CDS encoding flippase-like domain-containing protein, with translation MKKKTKVLLYMLGALLSVGMVAWLIYQGKDSMLKIWQEVKTKYLFLSLLSSALIYVSMGMSLYEVLRIMGRRINKGAAIGIALVSTTVNYVVSSLGVSGFALRAHLLNRRRVPFGMCVTASIVITVLLYFVLAIIILQGSVLMFFNSSATTLQIVKNFSLIVLMCAVCVLITAFLFNNEWRSKWVRKIFRLLNKVLYHVFRALIPKGKYDDFVDQLDEGIDLIHKKKNKLTGAIVYVCADWLFTILVLYFAFRAVGVHISAGVLIAGFAIGMVTTLIPILPGGLGAMELAMTAVFAQMGIDWEAALMATLIYRVVYYIIPGIVSIFIYWGLQLSETPQRSKKLKKAVEYEGKN, from the coding sequence ATGAAAAAGAAAACAAAAGTTTTGTTATACATGTTGGGGGCATTGCTATCGGTGGGGATGGTGGCTTGGTTAATCTACCAAGGAAAAGATAGCATGCTTAAAATTTGGCAGGAAGTCAAAACAAAGTATTTGTTTTTAAGTTTGCTTTCCTCGGCGTTGATTTATGTCTCTATGGGGATGAGCCTGTACGAGGTGTTGCGTATTATGGGCCGCCGCATTAACAAAGGAGCGGCTATTGGAATCGCATTAGTATCTACCACGGTGAATTATGTCGTTTCTTCCTTAGGAGTAAGCGGTTTTGCGTTGCGTGCACATTTGCTCAATCGGCGACGCGTGCCGTTTGGCATGTGTGTAACGGCCAGTATTGTCATTACCGTACTGTTGTATTTTGTGCTGGCTATTATCATTTTGCAAGGCTCGGTATTAATGTTCTTTAATTCGTCTGCAACTACTTTGCAAATTGTGAAAAATTTCTCATTAATTGTTCTGATGTGTGCGGTGTGTGTGCTTATCACCGCCTTCTTGTTTAATAATGAATGGCGTTCTAAATGGGTGCGCAAAATTTTCCGTCTGCTCAACAAAGTGTTATATCACGTGTTTCGGGCACTTATTCCCAAAGGAAAATATGATGATTTTGTGGACCAATTGGATGAGGGAATTGATTTAATCCACAAAAAGAAAAATAAATTAACCGGTGCGATTGTGTATGTATGCGCGGATTGGTTATTCACTATATTGGTGTTGTATTTTGCTTTCCGTGCGGTGGGAGTACACATATCTGCGGGGGTGTTAATAGCCGGCTTTGCCATCGGTATGGTAACTACATTAATCCCCATTTTGCCCGGCGGGTTGGGCGCCATGGAGCTAGCAATGACCGCCGTATTTGCCCAAATGGGCATTGATTGGGAAGCGGCTTTGATGGCGACGCTCATTTACCGTGTGGTGTACTATATTATCCCGGGTATTGTAAGTATTTTTATTTATTGGGGGTTGCAACTTTCGGAGACGCCCCAGCGGTCCAAAAAACTCAAAAAGGCGGTGGAATATGAAGGAAAGAATTGA